A stretch of Besnoitia besnoiti strain Bb-Ger1 chromosome III, whole genome shotgun sequence DNA encodes these proteins:
- a CDS encoding hypothetical protein (encoded by transcript BESB_043400) translates to MALWRETSRAARQCETEDEDRRALRSSRGISTGEEGAVKARFSSLSNVHNQVGFSPQRDKRNMRLKGNCRAGRARNKAGGRMRDAKEEMCRDDAGAPRRGRSLRRVLPVCYSSASSSGGACYAASLRGVGAQRRSFSVERVLLNQRREELERLAVERPGGDLLSMPELSHDASRGRRSSFPASFSFFEVETAAAIASGAGLNEALGKEARRSRAPCKARHVCSRFRLASPSSFLACRPHGGSEGAGLTSQLVCATDARKVKSSLSKFLFLPDVAGVETSSAFEKCVGERWRARGARKSASSSRFFLCLAAAAVVCVVLSLLLLRHRPSNPLLLLTRAAPFHEISTHWVTRFFLSSFSSLLVLLGVSSPPSILSGLRLPASKAAGRGLTRVGSAAGASPEWSSSPLTVSSLGLEATEEGEEGLASLFADDAEEAAFIEGLTAEELREFLRAEGWSEVPNVRERVLVLPDALPPLPRAGGGLFLRRHHHDFDGPPSPARPAVAASAVEAGRKLLTAPVYEEAKAVLAQAVREGHLTRAVRMHGHFLYPWPMFSAVEREILRLTADQVRWFPKWIKNHRHAQRIEQSVLDAFLPVVAPQFTDKYGGPGPARSSSASGGLAGEQSPGIRFTWLGHATALVNVDGLNILIDPMFDADLIGPYSEWLRSVMKYISALCGSLGERHRVPPCTYGSLPEVDVVLLSHNHPDHIMEHDVHAICTEHAKKFARTVWYVPEGVTAFLRQQGCASASIFEFTWGETRTISCHWRRGRRVCSDGMWSKRHVRSETYKITFTAGVHWAGRSPSKVDHNTSLWGGFAVAGPTHKFYYGGDTAYWRKDFDEYKKIGEILGPFHLAALPIGAYEPNEDLRYQHVKPSESLQMFRDVRAEVAVGVHWGTLRLSAEEFFDPMLDLECALLGVSEADCRRSAELRHRYVAAHALLTQLPKDLRAKHLVLGGNSDKRPAEQAAGAEEDFSLDDAVFALVDEDRRDGKAAGEEWMNQDNTLRVRNALERGLESTLLSSRSGSASVELYGTPWRSPTISARSVSAAKKDTVRGGTARVSSALEGGAAKGDSKKRGGERVEDASHLHDDDEFFDQENPWFAVVTSPGDAAELSVSSSEPAGSLTSLPPGAERGEEAEEGEWRSKTSQISEGRRGDKRGEPGAESKRSSARVEPLQAVARLGMLPSVPEQARMLAALLTKLERMMAPLSHPHRHASNIQRLLRSMKLQDAGILPDNDEWKMNLLTEAARFQTLFVGQSMQVEAIDGGHIRMTRSSGLQHVWPEAPEELYAFPSRFFASDGRSKRAHRLPEEADDGVTGPAWRGPRRDRSASGSGFDDVGLLI, encoded by the exons ATGGCACTCTGGCGTGAGAcgagcagagcggcgcgtcaGTGCGAGACGGAGGACGAGGATCGCAGGGCTCTGCGCTCCTCTCGTGGTATCTCGACTggtgaagaaggcgccgTCAAAGCTCGTTTTTCCTCACTCTCAAACGTGCACAATCAGGTGGGCTTTTCTCCTCAACGCGACAAGCGAAACATGCGTTTGAAAGGGAAttgccgcgcaggccgcgctcgAAACAAGGCGGGAGGCAGGATGCGAGATGCCAAGGAAGAGATGTGCAgggacgacgcaggcgcgccccgaagagggcgaagctTGCGGAGAGTGTTACCTGTCTGTTACTCATCTGCCTCATCATCTGGTGGCGCGTGCTATGCTGCGTCACTCCGCGGAGTTGGTGCGCAACGAAGGTCGTTTTCTGTGGAACGTGTTCTACTGAACCAGCGGCGGGAGGAACTCGAAAGGCTCGCGGTTGAGAGGCCAGGAGGAGACCTTCTGTCCATGCCGGAGCTCTCGCATGATGCgagcagagggcggcggagttCTTTTCCAGCATCTTTCTCCTTTTTTGAAGTCgagacagctgcggcgatcgcgtcgggcgcgggctTGAATGAGGCGCTTGGAAAAGaggcgcggcgttcgcgcgctCCGTGCAAGGCAAGACATGTCTGTTCGCGGTTTCGGTTGGCGTCTCCGAGTTCGTTTTTAGCCTGTCGCCCGCATGGAGGTAGCGAGGGCGCAGGTTTGACGTCGCAGCTTGTCTGCGCAACTGACGCGCGCAAGGTGAagtcttctctctcgaaaTTTTTGTTTCTTCCTGACGTCGCGGGCGTTGAGACAAGTTCGGCATTTGAAAAGTGTGTGGGCGAGCGATggcgcgcccgaggcgcccgGAAGAGCGCTAGCAgttcgcgttttttcttgtgtcttgcggcagccgcggtcgtctgcgtcgttttgtcgctgctgcttctgcgccaTAGGCCAAGCAacccgcttcttcttcttacCCGAGCTGCGCCGTTCCACGAAATCTCGACGCACTGGGTGACGCGGTTTTTCCTTTCGTCGTTCTCTTCCCTACTCGTTCTGctcggcgtctcttcgccaCCCTCCATCCTCTCCGGACTCCGTCTGCCGGCGTCGAAGGCGGCGGGACGGGGTCTGACGCGTGTGGGCTCTGCGGCAGGTGCTTCGCCCGAGtggtcgtcgtcgcctctcacggtctcctcgctcggTTTGGAAGCGaccgaggagggagaagagggtcttgcgtcgctcttcgcggacgacgcggaagaagccgcgTTCATCGAGGGCttgacggcggaggagctgcgcgagttTCTCCGGGCGGAGGGTTGGTCGGAGGTGCCGAAcgtccgcgagcgcgtgtTGGTGCTACcggacgcgctgccgccgctgccgcgggcgggcggcgggctcTTCCTGCGGCGGCACCACCACGACTTCGACGGGCCGCCgtcccccgcgcgcccggcggtggcggcctcggctgtggaggcggggCGGAAGCTGCTGACGGCGCCAGTCtacgaggaagcgaaggcggtCTTGGCGCAGGCGGTGCGGGAGGGACACTTGACGCGGGCCGTCCGCATGCACGGGCACTTTCTGTATCCGTGGCCCATGTTCTCGGCGGTCGAGCGCGAGATCCTGCGGCTGACAGCAGACCAAGTCCGCTGGTTTCCCAAGTGGATCAAAAACCACCGGCACGCGCAGCGCATCGAGCAGAGCGTGCTCGACGCCTTCCTTcccgtcgtcgcgccgcagtTCACCGACAAGTACGGCGGACCAGGGCCGGCGCGGAGCAGCTCGGCGTCGGGCGGCCTTGCGGGCGAGCAGAGCCCGGGGATTCGGTTCACCTGGCTGGGACACGCCACGGCGCTGGTCAACGTGGACGGCTTGAACATTTTGATCGACCCGATGTTTGACGCCGACCTGATTGGGCCCTACAGCGAGTGGCTGCGGAGCGTGATGAAGTACATctcggcgctctgcggctcgctcggCGAGCGCCACCGTGTGCCGCCCTGCACCTACGGCAGTCTCCCAGAAGTCGACGTCGTCTTGCTCAGTCACAACCACCCCGACCACATCATGGAGCACGATGTGCATGCGATCTGCACTGAGCACGCGAAGAAGTTCGCTCGAACCGTCTGGTACGTCCCTGAAGGCGTCACGGCGTTCCTCCGCCAGCAgggctgcgcgtccgcgtcgatTTTCGAATTCACCtggggcgagacgcgcactATCTCCTGCCactggcgacgcggccgccgcgtgtgcagcgacGGCATGTGGAGCAAGCGCCACGTGCGGTCTGAGACGTATAAGATCACCTTCACGGCTGGCGTCCACTGGGCGGGGCGCTCGCCCTCCAAAGTGGACCACAACACCTCGCTCTGGGGCGgcttcgcggtcgcgggccCCACGCACAAGTTCTACTACGGTGGCGACACGGCCTATTGGCGCAAGGACTTTGACGAGTACAAGAAGATCGGGGAGATCCTCGGGCCGTTCcacctcgcggcgctgccaaTTGGCGCCTACGAGCCGAACGAAGACCTGCGGTACCAACACGTGAAGCCGTCGGAATCGCTGCAGATGTTTCGAGACGTGCGCGCCGaggtcgccgtcggcgtccaCTGGGGTACGCTCAGGCTCTCCGCGGAGGAGTTCTTCGACCCGATGCTCGACCTCGAGTGTGCGTTGCTCGGCGTCAGCGAGGCGGACtgccgacgcagcgccgaACTCCGCCACCGATacgtcgccgcgcacgcgctgctcACACAGCTGCCGAAGGACCTGCGGGCGAAGCACCTCGTCCTCGGCGGGAACAGCGACAAACGACCCGCCGAGCAGGCGGCTGGCGCCGAGGAAGACTTCTCGCTGGACGATGCTGTGTTTGCGCTCGTCGACGAGGACCGGCGCGACGGCaaagcggcgggcgaggagtgGATGAATCAGGACAACACACTCCGCGTGCGAAATGCCCTCGAACGCGGGCTGGAGAGCACGCTGCTGTCGTCGAGGAGCGGTTCGGCGTCGGTCGAGTTGTACGGGACGCCGTGGCGTTCGCCGACGATCTCGGCGAGGTCGGTGTCAGCGGCTAAGAAGGACACGGTAAGAGGCGGcaccgcgcgcgtctcgtcagccctggagggcggcgctgcgaaggGCGACAGTAAAAAGCGTGGCGGCGAGCGGGTGGAAGATGCGTCCCATTtgcacgacgacgacgagttCTTTGACCAGGAGAATCCGTGGTTCGCCGTCGTCACGAGCCCCGGtgacgccgcggagctgTCTGTGTCGTCCAGCGAGCCCGCAGGGTCGCTgacctcgctgccgccgggcgccgagaggggagaggaggcggaggagggcgagtgGAGGAGCAAGACGTCTCAGATCAGCgaggggaggcgcggcgacaaaAGAGGCGAACCGGGCGCCGAGAGCAAAAGgagctctgcgcgcgtggagccgctccaggctgtcgcgcgccttGGGATGTTGCCTTCCGTGCCTGAGCAGGCGCGGAtgctcgctgcgcttctGACCAAACTTGAAAGGATGATGGCTCCCCTGAGCCACCCGCACCGCCATGCGTCCAACATCCAGCGGCTCCTCAGGTCGATGAAGCTCCAGGACGCCGGGATCCTGCCAGACAACGATGAGTGGAAGATGAACCTCCTCACCGAAGCCGCGCGCTTTCAGACGCTGTTCGTCGGGCAGTCGATGCAG GTGGAGGCCATTGACGGAGGTCACATACGCatgacgcgcagcagcggcctgcagcaCGTCTGGCCAGAGGCCCCTGAGGAGCTCTACGCGTTTCCGTCGCGGTTTTTCGCGAGCGACGGTCGCAGCAAGCGCGCACATCGCCTCCCGGAAGAAGCTGACGACGGGGTGACCGGTCCTGCGTGGCGcgggccgcggagagaccgcagcgcctcgggaTCCGGCTTCGATGACGTCGGCTTGCTCATTTAG
- a CDS encoding Rab11b (encoded by transcript BESB_043410), with the protein MAGGSEDYDHLYKIILVGDATVGKTHLLSRYIRGTLPKSPKATIGVEFATRTVPLAVGGTVKAQIWDTAGQERYRSITSAHYRRAVGALLVYDITRKSTFLNASKWLEELRQNAEPDIVIMMVGNKLDLVEKDPSARDVPYELAAKFAQANGLYFSEASAVTSFNVKHIFENLLQEIYNQRTQGGKHSGGANGLEPPVLGGGVHLASSGTYNRNAAPGGCCAN; encoded by the exons ATGGCGGGCGGCTCCGAGGACTACGACCACCTTTACAAGATCATCCTTGTGGGCGATGCGACCGTCGGCAAGACGCACTTGCTCTCGCGTTACATTCGAGGAACTCTCCCGAAGTCCCCCAAGGCGACGATCGGCGTCGAGTTCGCCACCCGCACTGTGCCACTCGCGGTCGGCGGCACCGTCAAGGCGCAG ATTTGGGACACTGCAGGTCAGGAGCGCTACCGCAGCATCACGAGTGCGCACTATCGCCGCGCGGTCGGGGCGCTGCTGGTGTATGACATCACGCGGAAGTCCACGTTCCTGAATGCATCCAAGTggctcgaggagctgcgacAGAATGCGGAGCCCGACATCGTCATCATGATGGTCGGCAACAAGCTCGACTTGGTCGAAAAAGATCCTAGCGCGAGAGAC GTCCCGTAcgagctcgcggcgaagTTCGCGCAGGCGAACGGGCTGTActtcagcgaggcgagcgccgtgACTTCGTTCAACGTGAAGCACATCTTCGAGAACTTGCTGCAAGAGATTTACAACCAGCGCACCCAGGGAGGCAAGCACAGCGGCGGTGCGAACGGCCTGGAGCCACCGGTCCTCGGAGGCGGCGTTCACCTCGCCTCCAGTGGGACATACAACCGAAACGCAGCGCcgggcggctgctgcgcgaatTAA
- a CDS encoding hypothetical protein (encoded by transcript BESB_043420), which yields MGFFLPALFVGGLGMTQHLASRELDDLLRQAEQPVFGFWSGVGFGVLLGVWIGFNFSSFFLRLKGLSDAIWDLAQGASDGRAADKEDDQRERR from the coding sequence ATGGGATTCTTTCTCCCGGCGCTGTTTGTGGGCGGCCTGGGCATGACCCAGCACCTGGCCTCGCGGGAGCTCGACGACTTGTTGCGGCAGGCCGAGCAGCCTGTCTTCGGCTTCTGGTCAGGCGTCGGTTTCGGCGTGCTCCTGGGCGTCTGGATCGGTTTCAActtttcttcctttttccTCAGGCTGAAGGGACTCTCCGACGCTATCTGGGAcctcgcgcagggcgcctccgacggccgcgcggccgaCAAGGAAGACGACCAGCGAGAAAGGCGGTGA
- a CDS encoding hypothetical protein (encoded by transcript BESB_043430) has translation MRNARGLGSNPPFQPAPRATASPVMSASALHASSDGVVGSHTLCPLPRSGRLLAILSSRDRFRYLQSPSRSTQPSSQEASPLCFPRILFFFLCFSSLSLLSCRFSSVSAAATVQQPPPRASLPDLMLPSANGGGAARREGALELLSGSPSSPSSPAVQDAQVAAALGETSSFPLCPSLPPPYVVWNSALRDFNACFAHVALPLFAFLPLLLSLRLFWAPSASSRPRALSRLDRLRVGLLVALVVLLLLPPLLLNLLLPFALSLAGLSPRSVLPAAFLPLAVDVAFLCVAQALFFLFFLARLVAEAHRRRAESRLLRLALGVANLSQLVLLQSDARAWLRGDAWCGAVEALHQASGAALLALLSWLYCGRSRPTDRSRGRVQPSARRAARGSSALREMPREPRPRLRRRSDDERALALLDPLEEDSCSETDKDFSDDDGASEASKGISDEEKSRCEGRGRRRAGPRGYADADIEEGEEEERDGEARKHLAPEFHASVWQKLTFAWLSPLVSKGRTQSLTQRDLYRLPPSMQAKAQADTLEEAWRAEEEASRPLFPVPGFSVPQPPPSSSWSVARFPLRFRSDFRTPSLFRVLLKCYGHRLILPACLKFVVDLLGFVGPVMLHRIISFLGSDTAAADAEATLWDGVFYAGILLCSSVVQSFLLHQYFHLQLVLGMQMRVAVASLIFRKALRLMPGAKPRAAAACASSEAASSSSSPSSSSSSSASTGNVVNLMSVDAQRLQDRMLYIHILWSGPLQICIALLLLFRHVGVAALGGVVVMLVGGPITGLVARRIKRLQSELMSLRDERGKLTGEFLAAMKVVKLYAWETSFAARIAQLRTVELAGLWAYQVAGMAMRLQWLSMPLAVSSTTFGLYVWRHGELDPATAFTALALFNALGFPMQMLPATINNAAETATALQRIQRFLDLPERAPQAPPLALAVAGRDLLDFGDAHDAASVTAKRPAPASLPPSLPTDMFAVEVSSCDVCWPSGERLFADLKLQCRAGSLTAVVGPTGSGKTGLLATLLGDTLVAAPASSALLAASPTRPPAAAGLSAADAFSSSAFALLPPHASAPRVSVVGRVAYVAQEPWIQNATLRDNIVFGYPFLPAWYKRVLAACSLLPDLALLPAGDQTEIGEKGINLSGGQKQRVALARAVYVQADVYLLDDCLSAVDAHVAAHIFEKCIRGLLRNRTVVLVTHKLTTTLPHAQQILFLKDKRICFDGAYKDLQQLADFQVFSLQAEREEAAERQRETEETKGVFSSLASPEEMHRRRDSVSSRVSREDLPKSGERGGAGDAEAEPRQEVNASRGSVAVRVERASAAQADSIRRQGALIEEENLRHGDVGAAVYLEYLRGAGGFSVGVLVSACLALSNAVLVLANLWLSHWSDASQNARKSRFFGALEAEVSLSAGTGFAVYVALVLLNLAVAVLGYFCVIRGAQAAARYFHDRLLSAVTDAEMSFFESTPLGRLLNRFTKDLNTVDETLPETFTSYLNLIFRAIATFTAIAFVFPVFLLFLLPLLAFYRSVQNYYIPTSRQLQRLQALLRSPIFQDFSETLEGVTTIRAFRQQARFQTQNEAKMNAELEACYLYVASNRWLALRLEFVGTMVVTFTAFCAALAKQSSAARGLSSGLSAGLSAGVSAGLGGLAVSYALNITQQLNWLVRCASDTESNILSVERIKDYADEIPAEALEPRGSQAVPAARGGALSRSGRDGLVAFLGSARTQANAESLAEWPTEGRVELRGLGARYRRDSRLVIRGVTAEFRPGEKIGLAGRTGAGKSTLLLTLLRLVEPAEGAVLVDGVDCQEVALRLLRSKFSIIPQDPILFSGTVRFNVDALGHASDEEIWRAIERAHLAPHVLSLADACGPHEGSPRAAASPPASDSTDASSPLAAAAPEEAVDGLDACAQLREEKDRALWRRRRAALDAAVEQNGKNFSMGQRQLLCLARALLRKSKILLLDEATSVVDPRTDSLIQATIRRDFADSTLITVAHRLETIMDYDRILVMADGEVREFDTPQTLYRDPRSLFRSFCLQAGVAPVALPNGV, from the exons ATGCGAAATGCGCGGGGGCTAGGGAGCAATCCCCCATtccagccggcgccgcgcgcgacggccagCCCGGTGATGTCTGCCTCTGCCCTCCATGCCTCTTCAGATGGAGTTGTCGGGTCCCACACACTCTGTCCCCTTCCGCGGTCCGGGCGCTTGCTCGCcattctctcctctcgcgacCGCTTCCGTTATTTAcagtcgccctcgcgctccacGCAGCCGTCATCTCAAGAGGCATCGCCCCTGTGTTTTCCGCGcattctcttctttttcctctgcttttcctctctgtctctcctctcgtgtCGGTTTTCtagcgtctctgcagcggcgactgTTCAACAGCCGCCACCCCGCGCGAGCCTGCCAGACTTGATGCTGCCGTCGGCGAATGGCGGCGGTGCCGctcgacgcgaaggcgccctgGAGCTTCTCTCAGGatcgccttcttccccctCTTCTCCTGCTGTTCAGGACGCGCAggttgccgccgcgctggggGAGACGTCTTCGTTTCCGCTCtgtccttctctccctccgccaTACGTCGTGTGGAACAGCGCCTTGCGAGACTTCAACGCGTGCTTTGCGCACGTGGCGCTtccgctcttcgccttccttcctctcctcctttctctgcgcctcttctgggcgccgtcggcctcttcgcggccgcgtgccCTCTCCCGCCTGGATCGACTGCGCGTGGGTCTGCTTGTGGCGCTCGTcgtgcttcttctcctccctccgctgctgctcaacctgctgctgccgtttgcactctcgctcgcgggcctTTCCCCGCGCTCTGTGCTGCCGGCGGCCTTcctgcctctcgccgtcgacgtGGCGTTCCTgtgcgtcgcgcaggcgctgttcttcctcttcttcctcgcgcgacttgtcgccgaggcgcacaggcgccgcgcggagtctCGCCTGTTGAGGCTCGCGCTCGGAGTCGCCAACCTGAGTCAGTTGGTTCTtctgcagagcgacgcgcgcgcctggctgcgaggcgacgcttggtgcggcgccgtcgaggcgctgcaccaagcctctggcgccgccctcctcgcgctaCTCTCCTGGCTTtactgcggccgcagccggccCACCGACCGC TCTCGGGGTCGCGTCCAACCTtcagcgcggcgggcggcgcgaggctcctCCGCTCTGCGGGAGAtgccgcgagagccgcgaccgcgcctccgccggcgtaGCGATGATGAGCGGGCGCTCGCTCTGCTTGACCCACTAGAGGAGGATTCGTGCAGCGAGACGGATAAGGACTTTTCAGATGATGACGGCGCCTCGGAGGCCTCCAAGGGCATctcagacgaagaaaagagccgctgcgagggcagaggacgcaggcgcgcggggccCCGAGGgtacgccgacgccgacattgaagaaggcgaagaagaggagcgagacggcgaagcccGGAAGCACCTGGCGCCCGAGTTCCATGCGAGCGTCTGGCAGAAGCTGACCTTTGCGTGGCTGTCGCCGCTCGTGTCCAAGGGCAGAACGCAGTCGCTCACCCAGAGAGACCTCTATCGACTTCCGCCCTCCATGCAGGCGAAG GCTCAGGCCGACAcgctggaggaggcgtggcgcgcggaggaagaggcctCTCGACCTCTGTTTCCAGTTCCTGGATTTTCCGTgccgcagccccccccctcttcctCGTGGTCTGTCGCTCGCTTTCCTTTGCGGTTCCGCAGCGACTTCAGAACGCCGAGTCTGTTCAGAGTGCTGTTGAAGTGCTACGGCCACAGACTGATCCTGCCGGCCTGTCTCAAGTTTGTCGTCGACCTGCTCGGCTTTGTCGGGCCTGTGATGCTCCACCGGATCATCTCCTTCCTCGGTTCAGacacggcggccgcggacgcaga ggcgacgctgTGGGATGGCGTGTTCTACGCGGGCATTCTTCTCTGCTCCAGCGTGGTGCAGTCCTTTCTGTTGCATCAGTACTTCCATCTGCAGCTGGTGCTGGGAATGCAGATGCGCGTGGCGGTTGCCTCGCTCATCTTCCGCAAGGCGCTGCGTCTGATGCCCGGCGCGAAgccccgcgcggccgccgcctgcgcctcctcagaggctgcgtcttcttcctcctctccctcttcttcgtcctcttcttccgcaaGCACGGGCAACGTGGTAAACTTGATGTCGgtcgacgcgcagcgcctgcaggacAGGATGCTGTACATACACATCCTCTGGTCTGGCCCGCTGCAGATCTGCATCGCGCTCCTGCTCCTCTTCAGGcacgtcggcgtcgctgcgctggGCGGCGTAGTCGTCATGCTCGTCGGCGGCCCCATAACAG GCCTGGTGGCGCGTCGCATcaagcgcctgcagagcgagTTGATGAGTttgcgcgacgagcgcgggAAGCTGACGGGGGAGTTCCTCGCGGCGATGAAGGTCGTCAAGCTGTACGCGTGGGAGACGAGTTTCGCGGCGCGGattgcgcagctgcgcacagTCGAGCTCGCGGGGCTCTGGGCGTACCAGGTCGCGGGCATGGCGATGCGGCTGCAGTGGCTGAGCATGCCGCTTGCGGTCTCCTCCACAACTTTCGGGCTCTACGTCTGGCGCCACGGCGAGCTCGACCCCGCGACCGCCTTCACggccctcgcgctcttcaACGCACTCGGCTTCCCCATGCAAATGCTGCCCGCCACCATCAACAACGCCGCGGAAACCGCcaccgcgctgcagcgcatcCAGCGCTTCCTCGACCTGCCTGAACGCGCCCCGCAGGCCccgcccctcgccctcgccgtcgccggtcGAGACCTCCTCGACTTTGGCGACGCCCACGACGCGGCCTCTGTCACGGCCAAAcggcctgcgcccgcgagcctGCCCCCCTCGCTCCCGACCGACATGTTCGCTGTCGAGGTCTCCAGCTGCGACGTCTGCTGGCCTagcggcgagcggctcttcgccgATCTGAAGCTCCAGTGTCGCGCGG GCTCGCTCACCGCAGTCGTTGGTCCGACTGGCAGCGGCAAAACGGGCCTGCTGGCGACTCTGCTCGGCGACACACTcgtggcggcgcctgcgtcgtcggcgcttttggccgcctcgcccacgcgcccgccagccgcggcggggctgaGCGCTGCGGACGCGTTTTCGAGTTCGGCGTTTGCGTTGCTtccgccgcacgcgtccgcgccgcgggtcTCTGTGGTGGGGCGGGTGGCCTACGTGGCGCAGGAGCCGTGGATCCAGAACGCGACGCTGCGTGACAACATCGTTTTTGGCTACCCTTTTTTGCCGGCCTGGTACAAGCGCGTGCTGGCTGcctgctcgctgctgcctgaCCTAGCGCTCCTGCCCGCGGGTGACCAGACGGAGATCGGGGAGAAAGGCATCAACCTCTCTGGTGggcagaagcagcgcgtcgcactcgcccgcgccgtgtACGTACAGGCGGACGTCTACCTTCTCGACGActgcctctctgcagtcGATGCGCACGTCGCCGCGCACATCTTTGAAAAATGCatccgcggcctcctgcgcaACCGCACTGTCGTCCTCGTCACGCACAAACTGACAACGACCCTCCCGCACGCGCAGCAAATCCTCTTCCTCAAGGACAAACGCATCTGCTTCGACGGGGCCTACAAG GActtgcagcagctcgcggacTTCCaggtcttctctctgcaggctgagagggaggaggcggcggagcgccagcgcgagacggaggagacgaagggcGTCTTTTCGAGTCTTGCGTCTCCGGAGGAAATGCACCGGCGGCGGGATTCTGTGTCGTCGCGAGTCTCGCGCGAAGACCTTCCAAAgtccggcgagcgcggaggcgcaggcgacgccgaagccGAGCCGCGACAGGAGGTAAACGCGAGCCGaggcagcgtcgccgtccgcgtgGAGCGCGCCAGTGCCGCGCAGGCAGACTCGATTCG CCGTCAGGGGGCGTTGATTGAAGAGGAGAATCTACGGCATGGCGACGTGGGGGCGGCGGTGTATCTGGAGTACCTaagaggcgcgggcggcttcTCCGTCGGCGTCCTTGTTTCCGCGTGTCTCGCGCTCTCCAACGCAGTACTTGTCTTAGCCAACCTGTGGCTCTCTCATTGGTCGGACGCCTCGCAGAATGCGCGAAAATCTCGTTTTTTCGGGGCCTTGGAAGCCGAggtctcgctctccgccggaACGGGATTCGCCGTCTACGTCGCGCTCGTCTTGCTGAACCTCGCAGTCGCCGTCTTAGGCTACTTCTGCGTcattcgcggcgcgcaggccgccgcccgctACTTCCACGATCGCCTCCTCAGCGCGGTCACCGA cGCGGAGATGTCGTTCTTCGAGTCGACGCCGCTGGGACGTCTGTTGAATCGCTTCACCAAGGACCTGAACACGGTTGACGAGACGCTGCCTGAGACGTTTACGTCGTATTTGAATTTGATTTTTCGCGCGATCGCGACCTTCACGGCGATCGCGTTTGTCTTTCCGGTatttctcctctttctgctcCCGCTGCTTGCCTTCTACCGGTCGGTGCAAAACTACTACATCCCGACGTctcgccagctgcagcggctgcaggcgctgctgcgctctcCGATCTTCCAAGACTTTTCCGAGACGCTGGAGGGCGTGACTACTATCCGCGCGTTcaggcagcaggcgcgcttTCAGACGCAGAACGAAGCCAAGATGAATGCCGAGCTCGAGGCATGCTACCTCTACGTCGCCTCCAACCGCtggctggcgctgcgcctcgaatTCGTCGGCACCATGGTCGTAACCTTCaccgccttctgcgcggcgctcgccaaacagtcctccgccgcccgcggcctctcttcaggcctctctgccggcctctccgcgggcgtctcggCGGGCCTCGGCGGCTTGGCGGTCTCCTACGCGCTGAACATCACGCAGCAGCTCAACTGGCTGgtgcgctgcgccagcgacaCAGAAAGCAACATCCTGTCTGTCGAGCGCATCAAGGACTACGCCGACGAGATccccgccgaggcgctggaaCCGAGAGGCTCGCAGGCCGtgccagccgcgcgaggcggcgcgctctctcgcagcgGCCGGGACGGCCTCGTGGCGTTTCTgggcagcgcgcggacgcaAGCCAACGCCGAGAGCCTCGCAGAATGGCCTACCGAAGGGCGCGTCGaactccgcggcctcggtgCCCGCTAccgccgcgacagccggcTGGTCATCCGCGGCGTCACAGCGGAGTTCAGACCCGGCGAAAA GATCGGGTTGGCAGGCCGCACAGGCGCCGGAAAGAGTACGCTGCTGCtcacgctgctgcgcctcgtggAGCCTGCCGAGGGCGCAGTCCTCGTCGACGGTGTCGACTGCCAAGAGGTCGCCCTCCGGCTCCTCCGCTCAAAATTCTCTATCATTCCTCAG GATCCGATCCTCTTTTCGGGCACCGTCCGCTTCAACGTTGACGCGCTGGGGCACGCGTCAGACGAGGAGATCTGGCGAGCGATTGAACGCGCGCACTTAGCACCGCACGTGTTGTCTCTCGCGGATGCATGCGGCCCCCACGAGggttcgccgcgcgcagcggcgtctccgccggcgtcggaCTCGACagacgcctcttcgccgctcgcggcggcggcacccGAAGAGGCCGTCGACGGCCtggacgcctgcgcgcagcTCCGAGAGGAAAAGGACCGggcgctgtggaggcgccgaagggcggcgctcgacgcagCCGTCGAGCAGAACGGAAAAAACTTCTCCATGGggcagcgccagctgctgtgcctcgcccg cgcgctgctgcggaagagCAAAATTCTGCTGTTGGATGAAGCCACTTCGGTTGTCGACCCGCGGACAGACTCGCTCATTCAGGCCACGATTCGCCGCGACTTCGCGGACTCGACGCTCATCACAGTCGCGCACCGCCTCGAAACGATCATGGACTACGACAGG aTTTTAGTCATGGCTGATGGCGAGGTGCGTGAGTTCGACACCCCGCAGACGCTCTACAGAGACCCTCGCAGCCTCTTCCGCAGCTTCTGTCTGcaggcgggcgtcgcgcccgtcgcgctgCCTAACGGAGTCTGA